tttgtataatatatgtagtatatacacacatgcgtccttaaattttaacacttttttactAAGTAATTAATGTCGTTTCACCCACTATAATTCTTTTACATTTTAGCTTTGTTTTATGTTCTTCATTTGAATTACACGGTTTAACAAATaagaattgaaatattttatttaatctgGCCAGTCCACCTCAATCAGGCTTCCACTAATAGCAATTTTTCCTTTTCCACCGTAAATTTGTTTGCAATACGCGCTATGTTTTTAATATCTAcagttaatttttgttattattgaacTGATGACAACaggttttaatttcttttcgcaattgattttcttttcggtaattttcatatatgtagatacgtTATATCCAATAAAACGTATCAGCTTGGAATTAGATTATGCATATTTGTGGTTCTTAACAAGTTTTTTATTGGTCTCGAGGTCTTAATAAGGTTTTGTATTGGTATTTTTCATGAAACGAAGTATTCAAGTTCCTATATTCATGCAaaattctattttatatttacgtaattttatgcacatacatatatttaacacaTCTTCATTTTTTTAgctattttgatatatttgtaacagtattatgtaaataaatgctaAGATTCTATTGCACCTAGGTACATGTTTCTCTTTTTGCTTCCAAtgtttataattgaaaaaaaaatgtttgttaacacaagaaaataattaaaatttcatggttgctatatacatattattaaatatattacttcatatattttttcgttcATGTCAATATGCAGTTCTTTTTATTGTTGAGTTGTCGACGGCCGTTAGTAGTGTATATTGAATTCCAGACTTTTTATGGTCACCTTGTAGCATTGTTGCCAAAGAAATCTTCTGCAAttaaaatatgccgaaaattgtaatacaaaaatttattttcattatgaaGTTTTAGATTGCGAATCAAATAGTCTGCCAAAGATGAgttaataatttcattcaataaatttttatttcaaaataatatgcGTACACTTCTATAAATATATCCAttctatattaataatatagTTTGTTACTAATTCTCTAAATAATTAAGCGTAATACTTACGTGCATCGAAGCTAAAGTTCATGGAAGGATCTGGTGTATTAAGTAGTGCATTTTGGCTAACACCAGTTCCTATTGACCCAGATTGATGTTGTTGCATGCTAAGCGAATTTGTACTATTTAAACCTCCAGAATTACCACCACTCATTGGTCCCTGTTGAGCACTGCTCAAGGGACTTTGCGGGGTGGAAGTTATTCGCAGACCGCCAGGACCGCCATTTCCTCCGCCGCCACCTGGCACTCCGTTTCCACCAGAAGAAGCACCAGCTCCTCCAGCGGCAGCAGCCTGTTGTTGAGCACGTCCGCTTACTACAGCCCGCAATTCCTGTTTTACGAAATCAGAAGAGTTTGCTGCATTACCTGctgaaaaaaacaaacaaagtaaaaaataaacatttaacaaaataaattaaaaaattataaacattatttttcactctaattatttacatacattgttATTCTGATATGTTTACATGATACGTTAtgatttgtatgtatgaataaaaaaataatcccaTTTAATACATAACGatgcatacatataacataGTCAACAACACAAATGTGTAAAAAGGACGTTTAATCTAATGTTCATTTACCACCGATTGGcgctcaaaataaaattatgttatttacaATACGAAAATCCAGTTCGGATTCGGTTTCTGCAACTTTATTTAAACTATGACTAtgttaaaattattacatataaaaaagtaatataaaatttaaatctttttagaAATGGAATGGAATACCAGCTGGTTTGTCTCTCaataattcacaaaaataatGTGCCCCAAAAGTTATCGATTAACGATTTCCCATTTTAATCAACTTGGcctaattacttttaatttcatatgtacatcaaatatattaatattttaataaaataaagcaaataaataaatcaaataagcaatatatagttttattttaaaattttacaattttatagaaAGTTGTAATGAAATAACGGTTTTGATCTGtgcataaaattaatgaaatgcataacgtattttttaatacatttacgTAAGCCATTCGCTAACGGGCAGAATGTATAAATAATCAGATAGAACGATGTAGGAAGTAAGGAAGTTtgtgtaatttattttagtaattataTCTAACATACAAAGCATTTATGTACATCATgagtatatacaataaaagtGTGAGCTCAACAACGGTAAGTactaaccaaaaattttaatatcaaaataacaGTTTGACAAATAcaccatattttttgaaataaatatattattcagaGCACATTTGCATGTTTCGCTTTTCGGGTtattatgtgaaaaattaaatatctgcaaataatttcattatacTAACAATTTCGGCTATTTTTActcacatatacacattaatatgATTAATACAGAAGGatttcaatacaaatatttttttttattttattttattaacttcagAACAccaatttgatttaaataataaaacatggTTTGGaagaaattctaattttttagaTCGAAAAAATTTACACATAGTAGATCAGTAttctttgtgaaaaaatttttatggtcTTCCTTTTTACATTATCGGCCTGATAATAAACATAAAGATCGAATATAAGTTTAACATCTATATAcattaagtatatatttttgtattagatACAAATGTAGggaatgcacatattatatggtacaaattatatatgtatattattttatattccaaGTTGGTAAACGCTTACCGGCCTGAGCGCGACCATAAAATtcgttttgtgtttgttgtggGGTCGCATGAGCAGCATGCTGCATATTATTGTACATCATGCCACCAAAGCCAACAATACCGACACTCCCGCCGACGCTGACACCGCCATTTACGCCGAGGCTTGTGGCGGCGCCATTGCCGCTTGTACCTACAATATTTTCGTGATTTACATTCGCAATGAAAGGGCGTGGAGAGCCTGTTTTGGGTTAATACGAGATTTGCATTTTAAGTTCAAAACTATATTTACTGGACGTATTCAGAAATATTTCTAATAGTAAAACTTTTCTAatagatttataaattataataaataaatgtggagcactaaaatcggttcagtactCTTCTTGGCGGTTACTGTTTACTGAGTAACTAATATAATAAAGCAAATACGAATAAATAGTCGTGTTTAcgcttttgtgtatttttttaatttaaaaaaattcaatagatAATATTTGACATTTAAGGTAATACGAATATTTCGATAACATACAATTTATGTAGTTCGATTTGACTTTAGGCATAAGCCTTAGCGtttatttgctaaaaatttttttagcaatcagtatttttttatccaaaatttaattgttaattttttgatttattcgtctacaatgtttttttttttgatatcttTTAAGCGATAGTTTCAGTGCGATTTTcgaaaaaccgattttttttgttgctttatcaGATTAGTGGAGAACCTTGCGACTCcaatttttaaacgcgtttttctcagaatggtgctatggaagttttttaattttttttgtttgaaatcttcctatttttttctatgaaaaactgtcgaaaacaGGGCCAAAATCGATACGTTTTGATCAAAAGCGGGATAGCGACTTTCCCacagataaataatttttttgaaatttttcttttagatcAAAATTGTATTGTAGCTATTATAcaaccaataaataaacataaaaaaaatattttgtattcgtcatgaatgAACGTAAAAAAACTGgaccgattagttaatttcaaccTTAAGaatcgcgaaaatcagtgatttgtCGGAAAGTCACACTGAAACGGATCAATTTCAACCTTAAGaatcgcgaaaatcagtgatttgtCGGAAAGTCACACTGAAACGATCCCCTAACTTACTAATTGTTGCTTCGCCATGCGTAAAGCAGTTATTATCCTACTTTTCGGTATCAGCAGAAATTTTTCCATCaaactattatttttcattaacacATGTAATTTCTTTTCAGTGTAATgttaagtataaaaattaccTAAACATTCATAActcaaattgtaaacaaaaaagtgtgaaaataaaattttgttaaaatctaaattaatgttttaaagtaattttaattgtttttaagtcGCTGAATTGAATTTTAATGGTACTAGAAAGGGAAAGGTTAAATTTGAGAACTTGTATTTTcgtcatatatattttattatttgatagaTTTGATTTTTAAGTACTTATTTGCAGTTTTCACATTAGGGAACATCGAAAAATACACCACGCATTGCTTAAAATTGATACACTTAATATTCTCATATGAATTATAATTGGAAACATACCCACTGGGGCTCGAGGCTTATAACCACAAAAGGCAGAGAGTTAATGAAAGCTCTTCAAATGACTGGGTGCAGTACTCGTATCATGTCTAGTGGAACACCAACTTTTTGGCCAACAGATCCACTTAAAACACAAGAtcttattgattttttcattacaaaacaTGTCTCTTCAAATTATATGTGCATAGAAAGCGGTTTGGATATGACCTCTGACCATTCACCAGTATATTTAACACTACACGAAAGGGTTGTTATTAAGAAACTTCCACTTAcgctaacaaataaaaatattgactgGGAATACTTTAAGCAATTGCTATCCAATGTTGATAGTCACGTAAAAATAAGTTGTAATTCCGAGCTAGATAACGAAATCATGAATTTgacaaatacaattcaatatgcAGCATGGAGTAGTACACCAATTAAAAGAAACGTCACAGCAGGTCATAAGCATACtatagaaattaaagaaatggtaGCAGAAAAACGCCGATTACGCCGAAAGTGACAACAAACAAGATCTCCATCTGACAAAAGTTGTCTTagcaaattgtgtaaaaaacttaccaataagataaaggcatttaaaaatataactctcAGCTATTATCTGAACGACCATAGAAAAAATCGACTGGGTTTGACCTTATTACCAGTGAAATACCTGTACTGAATACAGCTTCCTCACAACGTTGTATGTAAAATTACTGCTATAATGAATGCTACTATAAATCGTCAATACGTATCTATTTATTGGAAAACTGCAGAGGTAAATATGTTCAATAAACCCGGTAATCCAACGCATGAAATTACTTCGTATCGGCCCATATCTTTCCTGCCAATACTTtcaaaacttttggaaaaactgcttgCTGTGCGTATTAACAACATAATTGAAGGAAGCTGATACCGGTGCATCAGTTTGGCTTTCGAAAAAACGAGAGACTAAATCAGTACACATTGATTTCACATACAACAATACTACTACGCCTTGGTATGTTCGCAGTCACGATCTTGAACGCGATCTCGGAATTGACTCAGTTGCTGCATCGTATTAGTTACAAtagcaatgaaataaaaaaaaaataaaaaatttaaaaaatatgaattaaccATGCGCATCCTGTTTAGATTTGCGTCTATAAGTTCTGGGTTATTTCAAAACTTAtaatattacaacaaatatCAGAGAAATATGCTTATTAAGTAAAGGATAAATAGTCTTTTGAAAAAAGATGTTTTCGCAGAAACCACCCctgcagccatctgcttggagcggaaccgcctcctaggagcatcaaaaggtcattcctggactacgtcgacgacgtcgtacagtacgccaaccggacttcggacgcaactaactttcgacaggtactgaccgccattcacagcgaagccatcaacaccttcaccaacTCCCTttccgtgaatggcgttcttggaatcaaaccaccacccatagcagacgaagagctccagctgccgcgagaaacgcgtgtgacccttgcgcaacttcgttctggatactgtagcaggttaaactcctacttatccagaatagaccctgacatactgaatgtatgtcctgcatgcaacgagtctccgcatgacactgaccacctctttgcatgccctacgaaccctactcatctaacaccctcctccctttggtccgaccccgtcgaaacagcacgtttcctgggcctaccgttagataacatcgacgacaacacaaatgacatttaccatcccaacggggattgaatttccgttaagacaacaacaacaacaacagagcgaagcaaaaaaaaatttaattgtgaaAAATGAGCAAATGATCGTCGATGATCACTAACTCCCATACCCACGACAactatgtacataaacatacgtacatatgtatatactatattaccGCCGAAATGTATAAATCGTCGCTAAGTTAACAAAATTCGTTGAATCGACAATTTTGCGACATGTTGGCGATGTTGGCAGTTCTGTACTTTTTGCAGTGCTTTGTTTTGAAGTACTGTAATTTTCGATTGGACTCCATTTTCATGCCGTCAAATTTAGATAAAATGAGCTAAATCAAGGAATGTGCTTTGAACTTATACAAAAAATGATAATTGTACAgaaattgtataatttaatgTCAGATATAGTACATAATATGacacaaatgaaaaaaacaaatttaagttcTTTAACACTCTCTGCTTTCATATTCCTAATTAAACCAAAATGTtgtgatatataaaattattcgacaatagaaaaaaaacattgttttgtaaaaattggaaattagtTTGCGGTGCTCAGTAGTACTCATGCTTGAGTATGAATGCGTGAGTATGCTCGACCGCCAATACATCGGCCCTCGCTGCTTTGtagttcttcagacgggtaattgctattcgattTCATAGTCTGTCAATGAAGCGTCTGAACGTCTGCACGTCTTCAATTGGTGAATCGGTTTCACTATCTCCTGGTTTTATGCTTTCACTGACATTCAGCACGTTGGAGAAGTATttccttcataattttagtatactcTGGACATCCGTAACTAGATCACCTcagggggttctacaagaggaGTGAGCCATGTgttgaagttcacgcaaatgaggaaagttctcagaCTGCCATTCATTTGAGAGTGGGCAGAAagtattattttacaaatggctcaagcagctcacgacttccggttttagaccaagtatcctctgagtagcaaaagaacatccgtttgaaggcgagctaaagtgagaagtcgaaccatccctccccagggttgtgcgctggttttGGGACCCGCCCCGTAAAAAAACCTCCCGATGAAgaggaaacaacagcctcggacgagaaaccccctttttgatgacgacagCTTAACTTGCAATTGATAATTAAGGATgtttccgattttttttatgtgaTTAATTGTGAGCaggatttattttttgtgttcagttcaataaatttattttatagacaGAGACCTAAGTGAACAAAATGTGAATCTAATCATGAGACTAACAATATCGTGATCACTTCCGTGGCGACTGATGTAGATAAGCTTGAAAACTTGATGTCCCCATAATTCCAATGCGggcaaatttaatgaaacttttatattttgacgATTTGACCGTActgaataatatatttaaatttaaataacatatttttcagtCAGAATGTCTAAGCTTAAATGTTGTTAgcttatataaaaaagaattaaatgtaCAATTAACAAAGAagaatgaatatatgtatgttcgaaATCGAAAGTAGTCTTACTAAAAAGCGCACgaggaaacaaaatatttcagagacttattttcacatttttaaactCAATGATTTTAACGTTATTCAATTGAATAATATACAAGTACTTTTATACAGAAGtctaattaatataattaatattgttTACTTACTAACACTAAATTAAAAGTGGATTAGTATGCTTCTGAAATCtttcatcaatatatatattaaaaagagCTTTTGGCATCCTACTACTCTGACATCATTACgagaaatacataaaaaaatcaaatggacATTCAGTACCAATATCAAAACTTTATAAATATGTTGGAGCTAAGGATCTTTCCACCTTACTATCCTACAAAGTTTGGTTTCTTTCTTTAGTACTTCATCATATTACGCTATTACGAAACTTCATTTCTTTAGCGTTATTCGCaaacttttagtagttttggaCAATACTACAACATGCGTAGTAGTAAAGATATTTGCTGTCCTcggagatatatatatatatttatcaaatatgggcatgttttgcaaaaaaaattaacaagctCAAGAATAATTTATGAATCATAGTATCGTTTTGTGAGTGTGGAATTGAGGGCGATTATGCCGTGCACGCAGGTTAGTAATGTTGACTTTACTTTTGCTATAATAACTTTAGCACGGaccatacatataaattaatatatttcttcatTGTGATCTTTtagatacgtacatatgtaggtaaatcGCAATAACTATTACcgttattttatacttttacaaaaaaaaaacgttatcaGAACCAAAttattacacaaaaaatattcaatcagAAGCAAATGGGAGGatgcagaaataaaaaaaataaaagtattttgctTCTAGCACAACAACTTTGAGCAGATAAACGGTATTGGTTAAAACGATCTGTCAATTAGAAACCTACAAACCTACGTTAGAGAGCGGACATTCTCTGTGTTATTACTCTTtgatgtaaatattaataatataacaattttcaattacTACAAATGTTTTCACTTACCAGGTAAATGTTGGGTAGTTTGCGGAACGCTACCCTGGCGTTGCATtcgttgcatttgttgttgctggaaTACGTTTGAGCTGGGTCCACCATATGGTGACTGTGGAGATGGAGAATTTGAGGTACCACCACTAAAACCACCAGATTCGCCACCTTGAAAAGAATTTTGCCGCTGCAGACCGACATTAGTTCCAATATTACTAGTAACTGCATTGCCAGATACACCCCCTCCGTTTGGAGAGTTGAGACTTCGCCGCTGATTTTGATACGGACGTGTTGTATAAGGACTAACACCCTGCTAAaggaattacaaaaaataaaaaaaatgtgctcAAAGCTAAATTTTATTCACTAACTTGTAACTGCGCGCTTAACATAGGATTATGTTGTTGTAATGAATGACCGCGTTGAGTTGTCACATTTCCACTTAGTTGTACACTTGGCGTACTAACATTACCACTAGCATTCCATTGTTGAGATGACGGCATGCCTGTAGGTGATTGTATACCACCTGCTCCTCCACCAAAAGGCGGTTGGCGTGGTGATAGCTGCGGAGTAACATTAGCGTTTGCTGCTTGGGCAGCCTGAAACGccatctgttgttgttgctgagcattcacttgttgttgctgctgtgaaATATGCTGTTGATGATGGGGCGATAGACGTTGTCCGCTTTGTGAATATTGCGGTGCATAACCTACGAGGTGGagtgtaataaaatatatgtgacgggaaaatcaaaaatgaaatgCTGGTAACTAACCTGCATTCGTTTGTGGACTAAATGGTGCATTACGTTGCCCTGGActtaactgttgttgttgtagtaaacTCTGTGAAAAATTCGGACTCAGTTGCGAATCGGGCGGCAAGTTGGTACGAGATAAGGCGACATTTGGCGCTACTGTGTTATTCAACAGCGAACCAATGTTGTTGATGTTCGGATTTAGACCTATACGGCacatttagtataaataaatataaaaaatatatgtaattattctTTTTACGTACATAACTGATCTGTGCGCGCTGTTGCACTCTCAGGAACCAAaagctgttgcttttgttgttgctgaagAAGACGCtctttctgttgttgttgctgttgctgctgttgacgAATTCGATACTGCTGATGCGCTGGCAAAACAGAGCCTCCAGGTGTCGTAACAGTATTCATTGGGCCCCTGTTACGTGACGCCGAATACATAGGTGGCGGTCGTTGGAAACTTTGATTGGCGTTGACACGTAATACCTCCAACATTTGTTGTACCTGAGTTGACTGTTGATTGCCTCCAATTGCAGCCTGCTGCCTTTGCAACATCTGCAGATGATGCTGGAgctgtagctgttgttgttgctgagttAAACTCCCTCCACTGCCACTCCCCATTACGTTGCCAGGATAGGCTGGCGGTTGCGGCTGTTGTTGatgatgttgctgctgttgcagttGAGATGTCTCGACCATCAATGAATTTTGAATAGCGTTGATAGCCATGCGTTCATTAATCTCTTGCTGCGTTAATCCAGCCAAGGCAGTGGGAGTAGGTGCTGATACAAATGGCCCATCGTCTGAAACGTAATCCATAACGCTATCCAAAATCTTAGATAATTCTGAATCGCCATCAGCGCCGCTAGGGGCGGCTAATTGGGAGCTTGCTTGTGATGTCACTATTGACGCTGTGACGTTGGCTGTCCCTGAGGTAGCTGTGGTGTTATGTGAAGATGTTCCGAAGGCGTCCgatgaagaaaaatttatttgcggTTGAGATAGTTGTGTTGGTTGCTGATGTGAAGAACGTTGAATGTTACctaaacattgttgttgttgttgctgttgttgctgttgttgtaggtggagttgttgctgatgttgctgctgttgcagcGTGAGGTAGGCATCGGAAAATTGTTTGCGCATACTATTGCTCCGTCCAACGGCTCCGACAGAACTGCCTCCTGCACTAATTGATGAGGTCGTCGTCATTGTGCCGCTTTTTGGAGGCATGCCACCTAGACTATTCGGCGCTGAAACACTCATAACACCGAGTGTCGAGTTGACGCGGCTTGCTGAAGGTGTAATGTCAGGTATAGCTTTGACTTGAGGTGGTACAGTGACTATAGGATTCTTTGGCGGATTTTCTAACAGCGAGGCAAGCATTTTATTGCTCTCACGTAACTTGGATGGGCGGTCACTTTCACGTTTTGCTAATATGCCATCATCCGGTTCATTGAGCGAACGCTTGCGAGTTGTAGGATCACCCTGGTACTTTAAACTTTTTAGTAAATCCTCTTGCGACATGTCCTTGGAGTGATGTTGCCCGTGGCTATGACCGTGTGAATGACTATAGTGCCCATCGTCTTTTTGTAGCTGGCGCATCAATTCACTTTGTCGACCAAGCGAAGGTCCTTTTCCATCATCATCCTCCGATTTTTCGTTAAGCAGCTGTGTTAaatatattcagaaaaaaaatctgTATATTCCAATTCAAGTACATGAGTGTACTCAAACATTTGTGCTGATAGAATATGGCAGATAAGTGAATGGTTTAAAGGGATGGTGGGGCCTTACTTACCGACAGTAACATGGGATTGCTGGAGTTCGAAGATTTTGGTAATGCACCACCACCAAATAGGCGCGCATTCGATATACCAGTAGCGCCCATTTTGAACATTCCGGACGAACCCCTGTTGCTACCGCCGGCACCTCCACCATCCTTATCTTCATCGGAATTGAGTAGACTCTGATTGTAAAACTTTTGGGAGATCAAAAATATCGCATAAATAAAACCTCCTTACAAACTACATATTATCTTATGAGCAAAgaccatttatgtatataactctAAACTCACCTTATGGCGCAGGCTAAGATGATCTTTATCACCATCGGTCGGGTTCATTCCTGAGGTCATTGAATGCGATTTATTTGTCAATAAATGCCGTAAACGCTCTGATTCCGGTTGGGGTGGATTCGTCTGTGCAGATAGTTGGGTCATGTTAGCAACAGTGGTAAGTAATGGCGGACCACCATTTGGTAAATTTGCAGGGCCGCTCAACGCACCACTGGAACCACCTTGAGGTCCAGAATTATTGCCACTTATGCTGCTACTGCTGTTTATGCTAGCGTTCATGTGGtctttatcaatatttttatcactTGTTTCGAACGCCggaaaaccaaaaccaaacGGGCCTCCACTAACCCCGGGACCAGCAGATGACGGCTGACTTGTATTTGACTGAGGAGAAGGCAAGCTCGCAGCTGAGTGTGACGACAGTTGATATGGTGTCGATGGTGAAGCACATACTGCCGGACTGAAACCATGTCCCGCTGACGGTGGACGCGGAGTGCTTACTGGGGTAGTAACAGAAGCGCGAGAGTTTGGACGCGAATCCGTCCAACCAGTGGCGTCCATTTCAAAACTGGAATGTGCCAAGTCAAAATCAAAGGGGTCGGAGCTATAGAAAATCGTTGCTTCGGGTCCAGCAGGCGATGCGGTAAACGAATTGACCAGATTGGAATTATTCGAAGTCGAAGCCGATGTTGCCACAGTAGGATTGTTACGTTGTGTACCACTCCCTGTACCATTGATAACAGCTGAAGTCATCAGTGGTCCACCCACATTAGTAGTTTGCGTGGTGAGTGGTGGCATACCACCACCTCCAACTAGTCCTCCTAACATATGTACACCGCTACTTACACTTGCTAAAGCTGAGGCCGACGAAGAGGAGCATGACGAATTGTTATTAACAAGTGAGTCCAAGGGCAGAGAAAGGGGCGAAACTAACGATGGACTAGGCGACATTGTTGACAAACTGCTAGATGGCATCATACTACTGTTCCCGATACCTCCGATGTTCAATCCACTTATACCTCCTCCACCTATATCGTTATCCGTGTTAAGTAATGTTTGCAGAGACATAATATAATCGCCCTCAGTTTGCGactgatttaaaaaaagtcGTGAATTCGCCTTAACATGAACATAAATATCGGGTGCGCCGAGACGCAATCTAAATGGACGTGACATCACATTCGCAATGGGAGGATGAATGAGTGTTGCAGGCGTTCCACCAGGTGAGTGTGATGATGGAGAGTTCATCAAATGGACTGAAGCAGCTGACTCTTGAACCTCGCGTAAGTGAGATTTCAGAGCATTTAAGTCCTGCGGATGACAAAGATCTTGCAAAAGGCGTCCCAACCAACTACTCAAATGTTGACGATAGGGTTCACGAAGTGCAGTTACATCCAAATTGAGTATCTTGCCGTGTACGTCGAGTTTAAAGGTTAAATGCTCTATGGCCTGCGGTTGTATCTGCTGTATGGCCGGTTCATCTTCGGGACGGGTAATCAAACACAATATGGAGGACGTTGTATCACCATCGtctaaaatttatgtaattagcaaatgaaaaacttaaacaaCTAACATCCTACCTTTCATCGGTGTTGCTAGCAGCATAACTTCCTCATATTTTTCGGGGTTTATGTGTTGTCCGACAGTTTTCTGTTCCAAAGCATCGTTTTGGTGCGTCATAGATGTTTGAGTAGCCGAACGCAAATCTTTGACTAGCATTCGGACTTTAGCTGctatatttcttttagttttagcaCTCCCTGGACCTAAC
This DNA window, taken from Bactrocera neohumeralis isolate Rockhampton unplaced genomic scaffold, APGP_CSIRO_Bneo_wtdbg2-racon-allhic-juicebox.fasta_v2 ctg100, whole genome shotgun sequence, encodes the following:
- the LOC126766369 gene encoding nuclear receptor coactivator 2 isoform X3, with product MSIVAAENAGLGPCDLPDSWAPNTINSINNITSIVANSRDISSVSAVTKNSSNTAVPLNIDNNISSNIVFFKNQSSPTTTAIQPTTSFGFSPTSTARATTSTTSSLIYKVPLSSPAAATAAVTVSPASIGSVVTSLGVGLVPSIPTCASLTGTSASGTGAVAGVLLSSPISAGGSSNSISISGQKTITNYQVNNVNNNANNTGNTSVRSLTLPLQQQQLQLQQQNGLLLHNKQNNQNNNNSSLVNNNHHKNSNNFNLILRQKAAATVSLAAALQNSITMNAVASPISNNPATPTRKIRRKTDPKANLPQSQINKCNNEKRRRELENNYIEQLSEFLQLNKRGDTASTKPDKAAILNQVVKTYREFCDKGQSRDISSSTSTTASSALNSTTPNNNNSSSTCKSNDNRNNTASTRCLRCATDNCSIHPVQQGDVSSTEPPLPEPSLLNGQVPEISAYFEALEHYLSSVDWVLLQVTADGIIESCTQNIRELIGYDKQELFRKPLYQYLHSGDHAKLDPIINNMPYGVSGNATGDIGCGSGSQSGWNDLEDANSGTNSQHSTASLGPGSAKTKRNIAAKVRMLVKDLRSATQTSMTHQNDALEQKTVGQHINPEKYEEVMLLATPMKDDGDTTSSILCLITRPEDEPAIQQIQPQAIEHLTFKLDVHGKILNLDVTALREPYRQHLSSWLGRLLQDLCHPQDLNALKSHLREVQESAASVHLMNSPSSHSPGGTPATLIHPPIANVMSRPFRLRLGAPDIYVHVKANSRLFLNQSQTEGDYIMSLQTLLNTDNDIGGGGISGLNIGGIGNSSMMPSSSLSTMSPSPSLVSPLSLPLDSLVNNNSSCSSSSASALASVSSGVHMLGGLVGGGGMPPLTTQTTNVGGPLMTSAVINGTGSGTQRNNPTVATSASTSNNSNLVNSFTASPAGPEATIFYSSDPFDFDLAHSSFEMDATGWTDSRPNSRASVTTPVSTPRPPSAGHGFSPAVCASPSTPYQLSSHSAASLPSPQSNTSQPSSAGPGVSGGPFGFGFPAFETSDKNIDKDHMNASINSSSSISGNNSGPQGGSSGALSGPANLPNGGPPLLTTVANMTQLSAQTNPPQPESERLRHLLTNKSHSMTSGMNPTDGDKDHLSLRHKFYNQSLLNSDEDKDGGGAGGSNRGSSGMFKMGATGISNARLFGGGALPKSSNSSNPMLLSLLNEKSEDDDGKGPSLGRQSELMRQLQKDDGHYSHSHGHSHGQHHSKDMSQEDLLKSLKYQGDPTTRKRSLNEPDDGILAKRESDRPSKLRESNKMLASLLENPPKNPIVTVPPQVKAIPDITPSASRVNSTLGVMSVSAPNSLGGMPPKSGTMTTTSSISAGGSSVGAVGRSNSMRKQFSDAYLTLQQQQHQQQLHLQQQQQQQQQQQCLGNIQRSSHQQPTQLSQPQINFSSSDAFGTSSHNTTATSGTANVTASIVTSQASSQLAAPSGADGDSELSKILDSVMDYVSDDGPFVSAPTPTALAGLTQQEINERMAINAIQNSLMVETSQLQQQQHHQQQPQPPAYPGNVMGSGSGGSLTQQQQQLQLQHHLQMLQRQQAAIGGNQQSTQVQQMLEVLRVNANQSFQRPPPMYSASRNRGPMNTVTTPGGSVLPAHQQYRIRQQQQQQQQQKERLLQQQQKQQLLVPESATARTDQLCLNPNINNIGSLLNNTVAPNVALSRTNLPPDSQLSPNFSQSLLQQQQLSPGQRNAPFSPQTNAGYAPQYSQSGQRLSPHHQQHISQQQQQVNAQQQQQMAFQAAQAANANVTPQLSPRQPPFGGGAGGIQSPTGMPSSQQWNASGNVSTPSVQLSGNVTTQRGHSLQQHNPMLSAQLQQGVSPYTTRPYQNQRRSLNSPNGGGVSGNAVTSNIGTNVGLQRQNSFQGGESGGFSGGTSNSPSPQSPYGGPSSNVFQQQQMQRMQRQGSVPQTTQHLPGSPRPFIANVNHENIVGTSGNGAATSLGVNGGVSVGGSVGIVGFGGMMYNNMQHAAHATPQQTQNEFYGRAQAGNAANSSDFVKQELRAVVSGRAQQQAAAAGGAGASSGGNGVPGGGGGNGGPGGLRITSTPQSPLSSAQQGPMSGGNSGGLNSTNSLSMQQHQSGSIGTGVSQNALLNTPDPSMNFSFDAQDFFGNNATR